The Geotrypetes seraphini chromosome 6, aGeoSer1.1, whole genome shotgun sequence genome includes a window with the following:
- the LOC117362036 gene encoding uncharacterized protein LOC117362036: MRHTSKDRTRTVAKFSDAAVAVLTLHTSRSLHCVRWFCLGSKYKPRYRLMQHAAENLGPTLRSVLPGLRSRTADNNSTSVFSGLDKHRCLQMLYKSSCCQYKLQQLEESGPPATDAMVDAMHVSKNTERMADGTRLWLLCHKQDHKNLPLTSNSLMCCMERITFQGLGWKMTLHEILKLQPLKGNGWQVSDRRLSSALRSEGPPAGELLDLPLSRCQIFAGPRIDLCQCKASHPICTKASFCTVDKLCGSAHRTIPCKDDSEQHS, translated from the coding sequence ATGCGCCATACCTCCAAAGACCGCACAAGAACAGTCGCAAAGTTCAGTGATGCAGCTGTCGCTGTACTAACTCTGCACACATCTAGATCACTTCACTGTGTTAGGTGGTTTTGCTTGGGATCGAAATATAAACCACGTTACAGACTAATGCAGCATGCTGCAGAAAACCTGGGACCAACCTTGCGCTCCGTTCTCCCGGGCCTTCGTTCACGGACTGCAGACAATAACAGCACCAGTGTTTTTTCTGGACTAGACAAGCATAGATGTCTCCAGATGTTATACAAATCCAGCTGTTGTCAATACAAGTTGCAACAGCTCGAAGAAAGTGGGCCACCGGCCACGGATGCTATGGTAGATGCTATGCATGTGTCCAAGAATACTGAGAGAATGGCAGATGGTACAAGGCTCTGGCTTCTTTGTCACAAACAAGACCATAAAAATCTGCCACTTACATCCAATAGTCTTATGTGCTGTATGGAAAGGATCACTTTCCAGGGACTTGGGTGGAAAATGACATTGCATGAGATTCTGAAACTCCAGCCTCTGAAAGGAAATGGCTGGCAGGTTTCGGACAGGCGGCTCAGCTCTGCTCTCAGGTCAGAAGGACCTCCTGCAGGTGAATTGCTGGACCTTCCGTTAAGCAGATGTCAGATATTTGCAGGTCCAAGGATTGATCTGTGTCAGTGCAAAGCAAGCCATCCAATCTGCACCAAAGCTTCTTTTTGCACAGTAGACAAACTGTGTGGAAGTGCCCATAGAACAATTCCTTGTAAAGATGACTCAGAACAACACAGTTAA